One Rhizoctonia solani chromosome 1, complete sequence DNA window includes the following coding sequences:
- a CDS encoding Transposable element Tcb2 transposase has protein sequence MPPRGQQHSPELWAQILALWDLGLTIYKIATQLNVPPCTVSRLVAHANSGLQMQNLRRFHSLVTVWPLHPSSIGTISLMYQTLRSANVCACLDWARNHATWLAQDWRQVIFSEESKFNVFNGDGPLRCWRRPGLSLDPCYTCKQVKHGGGNVMVWGCVTANGVGHLYCIDGHLTAVHYTKILKEELCGTMADLSIPVCCTVFQHDNDPKHTAKVTQEWLNTQQLSVLPWPANSPYMNIIENVWDYLDRCVRMRHQLPTRANDLWAILQEEWECIPQAYIDKLYDSMTERVQEVIDRKGGNTCY, from the exons ATGCCTCCCAGGGGGCAACAGCACTCTCCTGAGCTTTGGGCCCAAATTCTGGCACTTTGGGATCTTGGTCTTACAATCTACAAGATAGCTACTCAACTCAACGTTCCTCCCTGCACTGTCAGCC GTCTGGTTGCCCATGCAAACTCAGGTTTGCAGATGCAAAATTTGCGGCGCTTTCACTCTCTTGTAACTGTCTGGCCTCTGCATCCCAGCTCCATTGGGACTATTTCTCTCATGTATCAAACTCTACGGTCTGCCAACGTCTGC GCTTGTCTGGACTGGGCCAGAAACCATGCAACTTGGTTGGCTCAGGACTGGCGCCAGGTCATTTTTTCAGAGGAATCAAAATTTAACGTCTTCAATGGTGATGGCCCTCTACGCTGTTGGAGACGTCCAGGACTCTCTCTGGATCCTTGTTATACCTGCAAACAGGTCAAACATGGTGGTGGAAACGTGATGGTCTGGGGGTGTGTTACTGCAAATGGGGTGGGCCATCTGTACTGCATTGATGGCCACCTGACAGCTGTTCATTACACCAAGATCTTGAAGGAGGAGCTTTGTGGGACCATGGCTGACCTCTCTATCCCTGTTTGTTGCACTGTCTTTCAACATGACAATGAcccaaagcatacagccaaggtTACTCAAGAGTGGCTCAATACTCAACAGCTCTCAGTACTCCCCTGGCCAGCAAATAGCCCATATATGAATATCATTGAGAATGTCTGGGACTACCTTGACCGTTGTGTGCGCATGAGGCATCAATTACCAACGCGTGCCAATGATCTCTGGGCCATTCTCCAGGAGGAGTGGGAGTGTATTCCACAGGCATATATTGACAAACTCTATGATTCTATGACAGAAAGAGTGCAGGAGGTCATTGATAGGAAGGGTGGTAATACTTGTTATTAG